A region of Ferruginibacter albus DNA encodes the following proteins:
- a CDS encoding CvpA family protein — MLIDVIYIILIIIVAVKGYRNGLVVAAFSFAAIFIGMAAAIKLSAVVANRLADGNKSYEKWLPFVSYILVFIGAVFLVRLIGRLTQKTAEAVMLGFANRMAGALIYIVLYTLVFSIFLFYIEKIHLLSSNTIQASKVYPYIKPIGPKAIDLIGDLIPIFKNLFKQLESFFEGVATQVSK; from the coding sequence ATGCTCATAGATGTTATATATATAATACTCATAATAATCGTAGCCGTTAAAGGGTACAGAAATGGATTAGTAGTAGCTGCATTTTCTTTTGCAGCTATTTTTATTGGTATGGCAGCTGCCATAAAATTATCAGCAGTAGTGGCGAATCGTTTGGCAGATGGTAATAAGAGTTACGAGAAATGGTTGCCGTTTGTATCGTATATATTAGTATTTATTGGAGCTGTTTTTTTAGTCCGTTTAATCGGAAGGCTTACCCAAAAAACGGCAGAAGCCGTAATGTTGGGCTTTGCCAATCGGATGGCCGGTGCATTAATATACATAGTACTTTACACGCTCGTTTTCAGTATTTTTCTTTTTTATATAGAAAAGATCCATTTGCTGAGCAGCAATACCATCCAGGCATCAAAAGTATATCCGTACATAAAACCTATCGGCCCAAAAGCAATTGACCTGATCGGAGACCTGATCCCTATCTTTAAAAACCTGTTCAAGCAATTAGAAAGCTTTTTTGAAGGTGTTGCTACGCAGGTTTCCAAATAA
- a CDS encoding GatB/YqeY domain-containing protein: MSLEQQIMAEMKDAMKSKNEAVLRGLRAIKAEIIKAKTEPGAGGEINEEVEQKFLQKMMKQRKDSLEIFEKQGRADLAEKEKEEIAVIEKFLPKQLSEAELKEALTAIIAETGASSVADLGKVMGVASKQLAGKADGKAISAAVKELLTK; this comes from the coding sequence ATGAGTTTAGAACAACAAATAATGGCAGAAATGAAAGACGCCATGAAAAGCAAGAATGAAGCAGTTTTACGCGGATTAAGAGCGATTAAAGCTGAAATAATAAAAGCAAAAACAGAACCCGGCGCCGGAGGAGAGATCAATGAAGAAGTAGAACAAAAGTTTTTACAAAAAATGATGAAACAGCGTAAAGATTCATTAGAGATTTTTGAAAAACAAGGTAGGGCTGATCTGGCAGAAAAAGAAAAAGAAGAAATTGCTGTAATAGAAAAATTTTTACCAAAGCAATTGAGCGAAGCTGAATTAAAAGAAGCGCTTACTGCCATCATTGCTGAAACAGGTGCATCCTCAGTTGCTGATCTAGGTAAGGTAATGGGCGTTGCCAGCAAACAATTGGCAGGCAAAGCAGATGGAAAAGCTATCAGCGCTGCGGTGAAAGAGTTGCTTACAAAATAA